The following are encoded in a window of Strigops habroptila isolate Jane chromosome 9, bStrHab1.2.pri, whole genome shotgun sequence genomic DNA:
- the IDS gene encoding iduronate 2-sulfatase isoform X2, giving the protein MFSFWEAECYPEYKTGFTDGMNVLFIVVDDLRPVLGCYGDKLVKSPNIDQLASHSVVFSNAYAQQAVCAPSRVSFLTGRRPDSTRLYDFYSYWRVHAGNYSTMPQYFKENGYVTLSVGKVFHPGISSNYSDDYPHSWSVPPFHPSTEKYENDKTCRGKDGKLYANLVCPVDVTEMPSGTLPDIQSTEEAIRLINVMKTNKQKFFLAVGYHKPHIPLRYPQEFLKLYPFENITLAPDPWVPEKLPSVAYNPWMDIRQRDDVEALNVSFPYGPLPDDFQRQIRQSYYAAVSYLDTQVGQLLNALDDAGLSNSTIVVFTADHGWSLGEHGEWAKYSNFDVATRVPLMFYVPGMTTSPVSRGESMFPYLDPFSHILGLVPQGQSKKVVELVSLFSTLAELAGLQVPPVCPEASFHVSLCTEGSSIVRYFNASEEKVKEEKDGCDDTCRCFNEETVAFSQYPRPADTPQWNSDKPKLKDIRIMGYSMRTIDYRYTVWVRFNPNNFSADFEDVHAGELYMVETDPNQDYNIYNNTSHAWFLKKILGFLKH; this is encoded by the exons ATGGCATGAATGTCCTGTTCATAGTTGTGGATGATCTGCGTCCTGTTTTGGGCTGTTATGGAGATAAGCTGGTGAAATCTCCAAACATTGATCAGCTTGCTTCTCACAGTGTTGTGTTCAGCAATGCGTATGCACAG CAAGCCGTGTGTGCTCCCAGTAGAGTGTCGTTTCTTACTGGACGCAGACCTGACAGTACCCGACTGTATGATTTCTACTCCTACTGGAGAGTGCATGCAGGAAACTATTCCACGATGCCACAGTATTTCAAGGAAAACGGCTATGTGACCCTATCTGTGGGGAAAGTTTTTCATCCTG GGATTTCATCCAATTACAGTGATGATTATCCACACAGTTGGTCTGTTCCACCATTTCATCCTTCAACTGAAAAGTATGAAAATGATAAG acttgtaggggaaaagatggaaaacttTATGCTAATTTGGTGTGCCCAGTGGATGTGACAGAAATGCCCAGTGGTACTCTGCCTGATATTCAGAGCACTGAAGAGGCCATACGCTTAATAAATGTTATGAAAACCAACAAGCAAAAATTCTTCCTGGCTGTCGGTTACCACAAACCACACATCCCACTGAGGTACCCACAG GAATTTCTCAAGTTATACCCCTTCGAAAACATCACCTTAGCCCCAGATCCCTGGGTGCCTGAGAAACTACCTTCTGTGGCGTACAACCCCTGGATGGATATCAGACAGAGGGATGATGTGGAAGCATTAAATGTTAGTTTCCCTTATGGACCACTTCCAGATGACTTCCAG CGGCAGATTCGTCAGAGTTATTATGCAGCAGTTTCTTACCTGGATACGCAAGTTGGCCAGCTCTTGAATGCTTTGGATGATGCAGGGCTCTCAAATAGCACGATAGTGGTTTTTACTGCTGATCATG GATGGTCTCTGGGAGAACATGGCGAATGggcaaaatacagcaattttGATGTTGCCACCCGTGTGCCACTGATGTTTTACGTACCAGGAATGACAACGTCCCCTGTTAGTCGAGGAGAGAGCATGTTCCCCTACCTCGACCCTTTTAGCCATATTTTAGGCTTGGTACCACAAG GGCAAAGCAAAAAAGTGGTTGAACTTGTGTCCCTGTTTTCAACACTTGCTGAACTGGCTGGCCTGCAAGTTCCTCCTGTGTGCCCTGAGGCTTCATTTCATGTTTCACTGTGCACTGAGGGGTCGAGCATTGTCCGGTATTTTAATGCCTCTGAAGAGAAggtgaaggaagagaaggatggGTGTGATGACACTTGCAGgtgttttaatgaagaaactGTTGCTTTTAGCCAGTATCCCCGGCCTGCAGACACTCCTCAGTGGAACTCTGACAAGCCAAAGCTGAAAGACATCAGAATCATGGGCTATTCCATGCGTACTATTGACTACAGGTATACTGTGTGGGTTCGGTTTAATCCTAACAACTTCAGTGCTGACTTTGAGGATGTCCATGCAGGAGAGTTGTACATGGTGGAGACTGATCCAAACCAGGATTATAACATCTATAACAATACCTCACAtgcttggtttttaaaaaaaattcttggcTTCCTTAAGCACTAG
- the IDS gene encoding iduronate 2-sulfatase isoform X1 codes for MAAVARLWFWFCLLGLPRGAFAFAPEAAATRWLRTRGAAAGPGDGMNVLFIVVDDLRPVLGCYGDKLVKSPNIDQLASHSVVFSNAYAQQAVCAPSRVSFLTGRRPDSTRLYDFYSYWRVHAGNYSTMPQYFKENGYVTLSVGKVFHPGISSNYSDDYPHSWSVPPFHPSTEKYENDKTCRGKDGKLYANLVCPVDVTEMPSGTLPDIQSTEEAIRLINVMKTNKQKFFLAVGYHKPHIPLRYPQEFLKLYPFENITLAPDPWVPEKLPSVAYNPWMDIRQRDDVEALNVSFPYGPLPDDFQRQIRQSYYAAVSYLDTQVGQLLNALDDAGLSNSTIVVFTADHGWSLGEHGEWAKYSNFDVATRVPLMFYVPGMTTSPVSRGESMFPYLDPFSHILGLVPQGQSKKVVELVSLFSTLAELAGLQVPPVCPEASFHVSLCTEGSSIVRYFNASEEKVKEEKDGCDDTCRCFNEETVAFSQYPRPADTPQWNSDKPKLKDIRIMGYSMRTIDYRYTVWVRFNPNNFSADFEDVHAGELYMVETDPNQDYNIYNNTSHAWFLKKILGFLKH; via the exons ATGGCGGCTGTTGCTAGGCTTTGGTTCTGGTTCtgcctgctggggctgccccgCGGTGCCTTCGCGTTTGCCCCGGAGGCGGCGGCGACCCGTTGGCTCCGCAcccgcggggcggcggcggggcccggaG ATGGCATGAATGTCCTGTTCATAGTTGTGGATGATCTGCGTCCTGTTTTGGGCTGTTATGGAGATAAGCTGGTGAAATCTCCAAACATTGATCAGCTTGCTTCTCACAGTGTTGTGTTCAGCAATGCGTATGCACAG CAAGCCGTGTGTGCTCCCAGTAGAGTGTCGTTTCTTACTGGACGCAGACCTGACAGTACCCGACTGTATGATTTCTACTCCTACTGGAGAGTGCATGCAGGAAACTATTCCACGATGCCACAGTATTTCAAGGAAAACGGCTATGTGACCCTATCTGTGGGGAAAGTTTTTCATCCTG GGATTTCATCCAATTACAGTGATGATTATCCACACAGTTGGTCTGTTCCACCATTTCATCCTTCAACTGAAAAGTATGAAAATGATAAG acttgtaggggaaaagatggaaaacttTATGCTAATTTGGTGTGCCCAGTGGATGTGACAGAAATGCCCAGTGGTACTCTGCCTGATATTCAGAGCACTGAAGAGGCCATACGCTTAATAAATGTTATGAAAACCAACAAGCAAAAATTCTTCCTGGCTGTCGGTTACCACAAACCACACATCCCACTGAGGTACCCACAG GAATTTCTCAAGTTATACCCCTTCGAAAACATCACCTTAGCCCCAGATCCCTGGGTGCCTGAGAAACTACCTTCTGTGGCGTACAACCCCTGGATGGATATCAGACAGAGGGATGATGTGGAAGCATTAAATGTTAGTTTCCCTTATGGACCACTTCCAGATGACTTCCAG CGGCAGATTCGTCAGAGTTATTATGCAGCAGTTTCTTACCTGGATACGCAAGTTGGCCAGCTCTTGAATGCTTTGGATGATGCAGGGCTCTCAAATAGCACGATAGTGGTTTTTACTGCTGATCATG GATGGTCTCTGGGAGAACATGGCGAATGggcaaaatacagcaattttGATGTTGCCACCCGTGTGCCACTGATGTTTTACGTACCAGGAATGACAACGTCCCCTGTTAGTCGAGGAGAGAGCATGTTCCCCTACCTCGACCCTTTTAGCCATATTTTAGGCTTGGTACCACAAG GGCAAAGCAAAAAAGTGGTTGAACTTGTGTCCCTGTTTTCAACACTTGCTGAACTGGCTGGCCTGCAAGTTCCTCCTGTGTGCCCTGAGGCTTCATTTCATGTTTCACTGTGCACTGAGGGGTCGAGCATTGTCCGGTATTTTAATGCCTCTGAAGAGAAggtgaaggaagagaaggatggGTGTGATGACACTTGCAGgtgttttaatgaagaaactGTTGCTTTTAGCCAGTATCCCCGGCCTGCAGACACTCCTCAGTGGAACTCTGACAAGCCAAAGCTGAAAGACATCAGAATCATGGGCTATTCCATGCGTACTATTGACTACAGGTATACTGTGTGGGTTCGGTTTAATCCTAACAACTTCAGTGCTGACTTTGAGGATGTCCATGCAGGAGAGTTGTACATGGTGGAGACTGATCCAAACCAGGATTATAACATCTATAACAATACCTCACAtgcttggtttttaaaaaaaattcttggcTTCCTTAAGCACTAG